A genomic window from Nicotiana sylvestris chromosome 11, ASM39365v2, whole genome shotgun sequence includes:
- the LOC138881648 gene encoding uncharacterized protein gives MEGLSGHKSVSYADLCMFPHVHLPVGFKTPKFEKYDGNGDPIAHLKQYCNQLRGAGRNVELLMAYFGESLTGIASVWYMDQDISHWHIWDDLACDFVRQFQYNVDITPNRNSLTNFKKKASESFQKYTIKWREQTARVKPLMDEAEMVNFFLQAQEANYFQNMMSAMGKPFVEAIMIGEMVENGMKTSRMISQSTIRATSQAI, from the coding sequence ATGGAGGGCCTGAGTGGCCACAAGAGTGTTTCCTATgctgatctatgcatgttccctcatgtgcattTACCCGTTGGCTTTAAAACACCAAAGTTCGAAAAGTATGATGGGAATGGAGACCCGATCGCTCACTTAAAGCAATATTGTAACCAGCTGAGGGGTGCTGGTAGAAACGTGGAGTtactaatggcctattttggagAGAGCCTTACCGGAATTGCTTCAgtgtggtatatggaccaagatatCTCCCAttggcacatatgggatgacctggcctgcgattttgtaaggcagtttcaatataatgtGGACATCACTCCCAATAGGAATTCTTTGACCAACTTCAAAAAGAAAGCCTCAGAAAGTTTCCAGAAATACACTATCAAATGGCGTGAACAAACGGCTAGGGTAAAACCACTGATGGATGAGGCCGAGATGGTCAATTTCTTCTTACAGGCCCAAGAGGCcaattatttccaaaacatgatgtctgccaTGGGTAAACCGTTCGTGGAGGCCATAAtgattggagaaatggtagaaaaCGGCATGAAAACAAGCCGCATGATAAGTCAATCAACTATAAGAGCCACTTCCCAAGCCATCTAG